From Topomyia yanbarensis strain Yona2022 chromosome 1, ASM3024719v1, whole genome shotgun sequence, one genomic window encodes:
- the LOC131675856 gene encoding uncharacterized protein K02A2.6-like, whose product MLSRAATNENDDTCREIYDIYFTETEQLCVLDYLPISDTLIDNIRVESQADPETQLIIRYIIDGWPEKYDDVPASIQIYWKYKHELSTHNGMVLRNDRILIPRSLRMRTLEKLHQCHSGVEATTELARDTVFWPGITDQIRQRIQHCDVCTKFSANQQNQPMQTHQIPLYPYQKVSMDIFECELNGHKSVYLITVDHYSDYFEIDELQTQTAAAVIKICKRNFARNGKPQEISTDGGPQFMSEEFFIFAKDWGFKHSVSAPYHQQANGKAESAVKIAKMLLKKANESKQDFWELLLQWRNIPNKMGSSPVQRLFNRRTRCGIPMTERKYMPKIEENVSEKIYRNRQHTKFYYDRTARTLPELEAGQPVFVKLKPGNKEWIRGTVINPVTDRSTVVAVGVQEYRRDNTMIRPANTAVNISPKKIKEEHTSAVPDGQQWTPTVSDPITSVSTRPSRVIQIPTRYQDYEMY is encoded by the coding sequence ATGCTATCCCGTGCGGCAACGAACGAAAATGACGACACATGTCGGGAGATTTATGACATTTACTTCACCGAGACGGAACAGCTTTGTGTTTTAGATTACCTCCCTATTTCGGACACTCTTATCGATAACATCAGGGTGGAATCACAAGCAGATCCTGAAACCCAATTAATCATACGCTATATCATCGATGGGTGGCCGGAGAAATATGATGATGTCCCTGCATCCATCCAGATCTATTGGAAATATAAACACGAATTAAGCACTCACAACGGAATGGTGCTGCGGAATGATCGTATCCTTATCCCACGCAGTCTTCGAATGCGAACTTTGGAGAAGCTCCACCAATGTCACTCTGGAGTTGAAGCAACAACTGAACTAGCTCGAGATACTGTTTTTTGGCCTGGAATTACTGACCAGATCCGGCAGCGTATCCAACATTGCGACGTTTGCACTAAGTTCTCAGCAAACCAGCAAAACCAACCAATGCAAACTCACCAAATTCCTCTGTACCCGTATCAAAAGGTTTCCATGGACATCTTCGAATGCGAACTGAATGGTCACAAGTCAGTGTATCTGATCACCGTCGACCATTATTCCGATTATTTCGAAATTGACGAGTTACAGACTCAAACCGCAGCTGCAGTCATCAAAATATGCAAACGAAACTTTGCCAGGAATGGCAAGCCACAAGAAATCAGTACGGATGGAGGTCCGCAGTTCATGAGCGAGGAATTCTTCATTTTCGCCAAAGATTGGGGTTTCAAACACAGCGTTTCTGCGCCATACCACCAACAAGCCAATGGGAAGGCAGAGTCGGCGGTGAAAATCGCTAAAATGTTACTGAAAAAAGCTAACGAGTCCAAACAAGATTTTTGGGAGCTGCTTTTACAGTGGCGCAACATACCGAACAAGATGGGTAGTTCACCAGTCCAGCGTCTGTTTAACCGGCGAACGCGTTGTGGAATACCGATGACTGAAAGAAAATATATGCCGAAAATAGAGGAGAACGTTTCTGAGAAAATTTACCGAAATCGTCAGCATACTAAATTCTACTACGATCGAACGGCACGAACTCTTCCAGAGCTTGAAGCTGGGCAACCCGTTTTTGTGAAACTTAAGCCGGGAAACAAAGAATGGATTCGAGGAACAGTGATCAATCCTGTTACAGATCGTTCAACAGTCGTAGCCGTAGGCGTTCAAGAATATCGTCGAGATAATACCATGATCAGACCAGCGAATACAGCAGTAAATATCTCACCGAAGAAAATCAAAGAAGAACACACATCAGCAGTACCGGATGGCCAACAATGGACACCAACGGTCAGCGATCCGATTACTTCGGTATCTACTCGTCCAAGTCGTGTTATCCAGATTCCCACCAGATATCAAGATTATGAAATGTATTAA